Proteins from a genomic interval of Candidatus Poribacteria bacterium:
- a CDS encoding phytanoyl-CoA dioxygenase family protein — translation MNPTTSSPVERIGIPHSETTIGSTYDCETTLNDQEVFEFCRKGYLVLEGVVEDAVNQRMMDFVDEHPEHQPLELLTEDWFVDGVFKNPQAAGAVRSLLGRDFKLPQTLCNHRAPCPAPPQGWHRDGGSIYTPRLDYLQVFYYPQDTPKEAGPTEVIPGSHFLRTKANYMAHLRSVKLSVPTTAPAGSIFITVYSIWHRKGRSTTNGFRNLFKYNYWRTTEPRRDWIIDPDFDFSWPTFGGEPHFEQFKCGIAAAEMFCWLSGEDYQHTGGQCWPCEAPVKPPASDQEGLPSGLRRYSEAHV, via the coding sequence ATGAATCCGACGACATCCTCCCCGGTTGAACGAATCGGAATCCCGCATAGTGAGACGACAATAGGAAGCACCTACGATTGTGAAACGACGCTGAACGATCAAGAGGTGTTTGAATTTTGCCGCAAAGGGTACTTAGTGCTTGAAGGTGTAGTCGAAGACGCGGTCAATCAGCGTATGATGGATTTCGTGGACGAACACCCAGAGCATCAACCGCTTGAACTGCTAACCGAAGACTGGTTTGTTGACGGTGTGTTCAAAAATCCACAAGCGGCGGGTGCCGTCAGATCTTTGCTCGGCAGAGACTTCAAGCTGCCCCAGACGTTGTGTAATCACCGCGCCCCATGCCCCGCACCGCCCCAAGGGTGGCATCGTGACGGCGGATCGATCTACACCCCACGTCTAGACTACCTTCAAGTATTCTATTACCCACAGGACACACCGAAGGAGGCGGGACCCACCGAGGTTATTCCCGGCTCCCACTTCCTGCGTACCAAAGCCAACTACATGGCGCACCTACGCAGTGTAAAGCTCTCCGTACCAACCACCGCACCGGCAGGCTCTATCTTTATCACCGTTTATTCAATATGGCACCGCAAGGGGAGAAGCACTACCAACGGCTTCCGCAACCTGTTCAAATACAACTACTGGCGGACCACCGAACCGCGCCGTGACTGGATAATTGACCCCGATTTCGATTTCTCTTGGCCCACTTTCGGCGGCGAACCTCACTTTGAGCAGTTTAAGTGTGGCATCGCCGCGGCTGAAATGTTCTGTTGGTTATCCGGCGAAGATTATCAACACACCGGCGGTCAATGCTGGCCCTGTGAGGCTCCCGTCAAGCCACCGGCGTCCGACCAAGAGGGATTGCCAAGCGGATTACGCCGATATTCGGAGGCACACGTATGA
- a CDS encoding NAD(P)-dependent oxidoreductase, producing the protein MNIGFIGIGRMGRFMARNLAKGGHNLTVFDTQKEAAEEWLSQVALNPDSIGGASWADSPGAVAAASQVVFTALPRPQDVEAVALGDSGILSGAAPGLAYFDLSTTDPDTIHRIATTAKPKGIHVLDAPVSGGVSGAEQATLCIMVGGNQSVYTSYKPVLDLIGEKVMYCGEQGMGAVCKIVNNLINLGNYVLVSEALTLGLKAGAETETMFEAISHSSGNTECMQEFPGSLFQGNFEPGFQLDLGAKDVGLATELGRQLRLPMELANIIEQRFTEARNRGWGQLASVSVARLQEERADVEIRL; encoded by the coding sequence ATGAACATCGGGTTCATCGGCATTGGGCGTATGGGACGCTTCATGGCACGAAATCTCGCCAAAGGCGGTCACAACCTGACAGTGTTTGATACTCAGAAAGAGGCAGCTGAAGAATGGCTGTCGCAGGTTGCTTTGAATCCCGATTCTATCGGGGGCGCATCGTGGGCGGATAGCCCAGGTGCCGTAGCGGCAGCGAGTCAGGTTGTCTTCACAGCACTGCCTCGACCCCAAGATGTGGAGGCGGTTGCCCTAGGAGATTCTGGTATCCTCAGCGGTGCTGCGCCCGGCTTGGCGTACTTTGATCTGAGCACCACGGATCCAGATACCATCCACCGCATAGCCACCACTGCAAAGCCCAAAGGTATCCATGTGTTAGACGCCCCGGTCAGCGGTGGTGTCAGCGGTGCCGAGCAGGCAACATTGTGCATTATGGTTGGCGGCAACCAATCGGTCTATACATCTTACAAGCCCGTCCTCGACCTCATCGGGGAGAAAGTCATGTACTGTGGTGAACAGGGCATGGGAGCGGTCTGCAAAATTGTCAATAACCTAATCAATCTTGGTAACTACGTTCTGGTGTCGGAAGCGCTGACGTTGGGACTCAAAGCCGGTGCCGAAACAGAGACCATGTTTGAGGCAATCTCCCACAGTTCCGGCAATACCGAGTGTATGCAGGAATTTCCGGGGAGTCTGTTTCAAGGCAATTTTGAGCCGGGATTTCAGCTAGACTTGGGTGCCAAAGATGTCGGTTTGGCGACCGAACTCGGTCGTCAACTGCGGCTGCCGATGGAACTCGCCAACATCATCGAACAACGTTTCACCGAAGCGCGAAACCGGGGTTGGGGACAGCTTGCATCGGTCTCGGTAGCGCGGCTTCAAGAAGAGCGGGCAGACGTAGAAATTCGCCTATAA
- a CDS encoding LLM class flavin-dependent oxidoreductase, whose protein sequence is MKVGTFMMPLHPPEKDRTQTFEEDVECVIWADELGFSEAWIGQHHTAGWEPIPSNDVFIAHMLPQTKNIRLGTGVTIITQHHPANVAVRLAYLDHLAKGRLNVGFGQGGVPTDWALFDLPDPRTQGLMTLEAMDIVLKLWQEDGPFEFKGDYWNIKLDEKVPELGLGQILQPYQKPHPPIAMSIVREESMAATTGGQRGFIPISINMAPPHKVKRQWELYSQGALEAGREPDRSEWRISRSIFVGESDAEAREHALNGAFAASLIYLRGMLTLARMQDLLKWEPEMPDEAIDAEYIIDNIAIVGSVDTVTRKLQDLYDLTGGFGTVLMIGHDWDDKAKMRRSMELMAKEVIPQLP, encoded by the coding sequence ATGAAAGTTGGTACATTTATGATGCCGCTGCATCCGCCGGAAAAAGATCGGACGCAGACATTTGAAGAAGATGTAGAATGTGTCATTTGGGCAGACGAACTGGGATTCAGTGAAGCGTGGATTGGGCAGCACCATACCGCAGGGTGGGAGCCGATTCCGTCCAACGATGTCTTCATCGCCCACATGTTGCCGCAGACGAAAAACATTCGCTTGGGCACCGGCGTGACTATCATCACCCAGCACCACCCCGCCAACGTCGCCGTCAGACTCGCCTATCTTGATCATCTAGCCAAGGGCAGGCTCAACGTCGGATTTGGACAGGGCGGCGTCCCGACCGATTGGGCACTATTTGATCTACCCGACCCGCGGACGCAGGGACTGATGACTCTTGAGGCAATGGACATCGTTCTCAAACTCTGGCAGGAGGATGGACCTTTCGAGTTCAAGGGGGATTACTGGAACATCAAACTCGACGAAAAGGTGCCCGAACTCGGATTGGGGCAGATTCTGCAACCATATCAGAAACCACACCCACCAATCGCGATGAGTATCGTCAGGGAGGAGTCTATGGCTGCTACAACAGGCGGGCAGCGGGGATTCATTCCAATCAGCATCAACATGGCACCGCCGCACAAGGTCAAGCGGCAATGGGAACTCTACTCCCAAGGTGCCCTCGAAGCCGGACGCGAACCTGACCGATCGGAGTGGCGCATCTCCCGCAGCATATTCGTTGGAGAATCGGATGCAGAGGCGCGGGAACATGCGTTGAACGGTGCATTCGCCGCCTCGCTTATCTACCTACGCGGTATGCTTACGCTTGCCCGGATGCAAGACCTGCTGAAATGGGAGCCGGAGATGCCTGACGAAGCGATCGACGCTGAATATATCATCGACAACATCGCCATCGTTGGTAGCGTCGACACAGTCACGCGAAAGCTGCAGGATCTCTACGACCTCACCGGCGGTTTCGGCACGGTGTTGATGATCGGTCACGACTGGGACGACAAAGCGAAGATGCGCCGATCGATGGAACTGATGGCGAAAGAAGTTATTCCGCAACTGCCGTGA